In Microbacterium lushaniae, the following are encoded in one genomic region:
- a CDS encoding PucR family transcriptional regulator produces MVDPSASTATVRALLSRGDLKLRLAIPEAALDSSALDRAARWVHSSDLADPTPFLSEGLVLLTTGTQFAETPDDEHTHRAYVRRLQDRGVVALGFGSEVVRDGIPPLLQSACLDARLPLFEVPYRTPFIAVARANAEAIAAESYARRTWALAAQRAVALAALRPDGLDATLAELARQLGAWVGLYDATGDLRREHPAGQLDAATRDGLDAEVSAVVRRGARAGSALHVGDTPFSLQTLGRGGHLRGVLAIASGHLDAESRAVVTSVIAMAGLALEQNDGLQRAQGVLRAGVIHALLAGDVALARRFVRELGGALPPAPTAVCVVEGTAATLDNAAEWLAVIAATDPVVFGRGPDGLVVAATPDSPLADELVDRFPVRVGVSAPAAWAEFARAHDQARAALRRQRGAVARFGETAASGVLGALDSDLARVLAAASLAPLTDHDAARGTELLPTLRAWLEHDARIDAAAAALGVHRHTVRTRIAQAESVLGSDLSSFPARAELWAALQVSGL; encoded by the coding sequence GTGGTCGACCCCTCGGCATCCACCGCCACCGTACGGGCGCTCCTGTCCCGCGGCGATCTGAAGCTCCGCCTGGCGATCCCCGAGGCCGCACTGGATTCCTCGGCGCTGGATCGCGCGGCCCGCTGGGTCCACAGCAGCGACCTCGCCGACCCCACCCCCTTCCTCTCCGAAGGGCTCGTACTCCTCACGACCGGAACCCAGTTCGCCGAGACGCCCGACGACGAGCACACCCACCGCGCCTACGTCCGGCGCCTGCAGGACCGCGGGGTGGTGGCACTGGGATTCGGCAGCGAGGTCGTGCGCGACGGCATCCCGCCCCTGCTGCAGTCCGCGTGCCTGGATGCGCGGCTCCCTCTGTTCGAAGTGCCCTACCGCACCCCGTTCATCGCCGTCGCGCGCGCGAACGCGGAGGCCATCGCCGCCGAGTCGTACGCGCGGCGCACGTGGGCCCTCGCCGCCCAGCGCGCCGTCGCTCTGGCAGCCCTGCGCCCGGACGGCCTGGACGCCACCCTCGCCGAACTCGCGCGCCAGCTGGGGGCATGGGTGGGGCTGTACGACGCGACGGGCGATCTCCGCCGCGAGCATCCCGCCGGGCAGCTGGATGCGGCCACCCGCGACGGGCTCGACGCGGAGGTGTCGGCCGTCGTGCGCCGCGGCGCACGGGCCGGCTCGGCGCTGCACGTGGGCGACACCCCGTTCTCGCTGCAGACCCTCGGCCGCGGCGGGCACCTGCGCGGCGTGCTGGCGATCGCTTCGGGCCACCTCGACGCCGAGAGCCGCGCGGTCGTGACCTCGGTGATCGCGATGGCCGGGCTCGCCCTCGAACAGAACGACGGGCTCCAGCGCGCCCAGGGCGTGCTGCGTGCGGGCGTGATCCACGCCCTGCTCGCCGGCGACGTCGCCCTCGCCCGCCGGTTCGTGCGCGAACTGGGGGGCGCGCTTCCCCCCGCGCCCACGGCGGTCTGCGTCGTGGAGGGCACTGCGGCCACCCTGGACAACGCCGCGGAGTGGCTCGCCGTGATCGCCGCCACCGACCCGGTCGTCTTCGGGCGGGGCCCGGACGGTCTCGTGGTGGCCGCCACGCCCGACTCGCCGCTGGCCGACGAGCTCGTGGACCGCTTCCCCGTGCGCGTCGGGGTCTCCGCGCCCGCCGCCTGGGCGGAGTTCGCCCGCGCGCACGACCAGGCGCGCGCCGCCCTGCGCCGCCAGCGCGGCGCGGTCGCGCGTTTCGGCGAGACCGCCGCATCCGGTGTGCTCGGGGCGCTGGACAGCGACCTCGCCCGCGTGCTTGCCGCAGCATCCCTCGCCCCGCTGACCGACCACGACGCCGCCCGCGGCACCGAGCTGCTGCCCACGCTGCGGGCGTGGCTCGAGCACGACGCGCGCATCGACGCGGCCGCCGCCGCCCTGGGCGTGCACCGGCACACGGTGCGCACGCGCATCGCCCAGGCCGAATCCGTCCTCGGCAGCGACCTGTCGTCGTTCCCGGCTCGCGCCGAGCTGTGGGCGGCGCTGCAGGTGTCCGGGCTCTGA
- a CDS encoding SDR family oxidoreductase, with protein sequence MGTYVVTGSASGMGAAVVSRLREAGHEVIGVDLREAEVVADLSTAEGRASAGRTVLERAGGRLDGAVLAAGVGPMPGREELIAAVNYSGVVELLEAWRPALAAAGNARVVVFSSNSTTTVPAVPGGVVRALLKGDRARAIRAARRMGKNAPAMVYAGSKIAVTRWMRRNAVTAEWAGAGIRLNAIAPGAILTPLLQKQLSEPEEAKAIESFPVPVGGFGDPAQIADWVLMMLGPSAGFLCGAVIFVDGGTDAYFRADDWPVPLGLTRVRAYMRRMKEFRRPA encoded by the coding sequence ATGGGTACGTATGTCGTGACCGGGTCCGCATCGGGGATGGGGGCCGCGGTCGTCAGTCGCCTGCGCGAGGCCGGCCACGAGGTGATCGGCGTCGACCTGCGCGAGGCCGAGGTCGTCGCAGACCTCTCCACCGCCGAGGGACGTGCCAGCGCCGGACGGACCGTGCTCGAGCGCGCCGGAGGGCGTCTGGACGGCGCCGTCCTGGCTGCCGGGGTGGGGCCGATGCCGGGCCGTGAAGAACTCATCGCGGCGGTCAACTACTCCGGTGTCGTGGAGCTGCTGGAGGCGTGGCGTCCGGCGCTCGCCGCCGCCGGGAACGCACGTGTGGTCGTGTTCTCGTCGAACTCCACGACGACGGTCCCGGCGGTGCCTGGGGGTGTCGTGCGGGCGCTGCTGAAGGGCGACCGCGCGCGGGCCATCCGCGCCGCCCGGCGCATGGGCAAGAATGCACCGGCCATGGTCTACGCCGGATCCAAGATCGCCGTGACCCGCTGGATGCGCCGCAACGCGGTGACGGCGGAGTGGGCGGGCGCCGGCATCCGTCTGAACGCGATCGCCCCGGGTGCGATCCTCACGCCGCTGCTCCAGAAGCAGCTCTCCGAGCCCGAGGAGGCCAAGGCGATCGAGAGCTTCCCCGTGCCGGTCGGTGGATTCGGCGACCCGGCCCAGATCGCGGACTGGGTTCTCATGATGCTCGGTCCCTCGGCGGGCTTCCTGTGCGGGGCGGTCATCTTCGTCGACGGGGGGACGGATGCGTACTTCCGCGCCGACGACTGGCCCGTGCCGCTCGGCCTGACGCGCGTGCGCGCCTACATGCGTCGCATGAAGGAGTTCCGCCGGCCCGCCTGA
- a CDS encoding TetR/AcrR family transcriptional regulator: protein MSATTPARRGRPPVVDRDAVAREAIDLWSTQGFAATTWDQISERTGVSVRTLIRRFGSQPAILARPIEAATDRLRAALRAAPADADPSDVVHTAVVASVSEDDAVRAGGLPWVRVVAAEPQLQAWLRTAYAPWITELAASIRARVPDIDDDTAYALACGFEAVANAAMQAWARAGGTDSPAAHVGAAVHRFRIG from the coding sequence ATGAGCGCGACCACTCCCGCCCGGCGCGGTCGGCCCCCCGTGGTGGACCGCGACGCCGTCGCGCGGGAGGCGATCGACCTGTGGTCCACGCAGGGCTTCGCCGCCACGACCTGGGATCAGATCTCCGAACGCACCGGCGTGAGCGTGCGCACCCTCATCCGCCGCTTCGGATCGCAGCCGGCGATCCTCGCCCGCCCGATCGAGGCGGCCACCGATCGGTTGCGGGCGGCCCTGCGCGCCGCCCCCGCCGACGCGGACCCCTCCGACGTCGTGCACACGGCGGTCGTGGCCTCGGTGTCGGAGGACGATGCCGTGCGCGCAGGGGGCCTCCCCTGGGTGCGCGTCGTCGCAGCCGAGCCGCAACTGCAGGCCTGGCTGCGCACGGCTTATGCGCCGTGGATCACTGAGCTCGCCGCATCCATCCGAGCGCGGGTGCCCGACATCGACGACGACACCGCGTACGCCCTCGCCTGCGGATTCGAGGCCGTCGCCAACGCGGCGATGCAGGCGTGGGCGCGCGCCGGGGGCACCGACTCCCCCGCCGCCCACGTCGGCGCGGCGGTCCACCGCTTCCGCATCGGCTGA
- a CDS encoding DUF2834 domain-containing protein, producing the protein MTASRWTPLALVYLALAVVGLVATFTLNAWSVVQARDYLGDLVNSGPAVASIGTDLLVVAIAGCVFLIVEARRLGMRRACVYILLSAVTAFAFTFPLFLAMRERRLQRGVPGASPPFRTQETRRRGTPGGPSGDGFS; encoded by the coding sequence ATGACCGCATCCCGCTGGACGCCACTGGCCCTCGTCTATCTCGCCCTCGCCGTCGTGGGGCTGGTCGCGACCTTCACGCTGAACGCGTGGTCGGTCGTGCAGGCGCGGGACTACCTCGGCGACCTGGTGAACTCGGGTCCGGCCGTCGCATCCATCGGCACCGACCTGCTCGTCGTCGCCATCGCCGGATGCGTCTTCCTCATCGTCGAGGCGCGGCGCCTGGGGATGCGGCGGGCTTGCGTGTACATCCTCCTGTCGGCCGTGACGGCGTTCGCCTTCACCTTCCCGCTGTTCCTCGCGATGCGGGAGCGGCGCCTCCAGCGCGGTGTCCCCGGCGCCTCTCCTCCGTTCAGAACTCAGGAGACACGCCGGCGCGGCACCCCCGGCGGACCCTCCGGAGACGGATTCTCCTGA